The genomic DNA CACCACGAGAGCGGAACAGTCGGAGGAATAATCCGACCGTTCACAGCGTCCTCGCTGTTGTGTTACTTCAAAGGAACCTCAACCCGAACGGAAATCCGATCAGGTCGGGGTATCAACATATCTGGCGTTGACTTTTGGCACGCTGTTGAGTTCTCAAGGAACGGACGCTTCCTTTGTACTCACCCTCTCGGGCTTTCCTCCGGGCGCTTCCCTTCGGTGTTTCCAACTCTATCAGGCTTTCCCGATGCTCTTGACCACCGTCCTGCGGGCATGCAGAAGGCGATCCAGCGATAGGATCTGACGAGTTGGATGCTGCCGAAGCGAGGACGCCTTGCTACGCATCGCTCAACCCCAGGCAGGAGTAACGACTGTACACGGGGCCGCGGAACGGGTGCAAATCCGTGAGGAGTGTGGTCTAGACCTCTAAACGGAACACTCATGCGGAACCGGTACTTCCTATGACATACCCTGCTGCTCAGTGTGCCGTCCGGGACAAGGCAGTGACGGCCCGTACAGATCCCCGCCCTGGGAGGCTTCCCATGACCACCGTCTCGTCCCCGCTCGCAGGACGCGCCATCGGCCTCGCCGCCGTGCCCGATCCCGTCTTCTCCGGGGCCATGGTCGGCCCGGGCACCGCCATCGACCCCGTGCGGGAGCCCTCCGAGGCAGTCGCTCCGGTCGACGGCGTCATCGTTTCCCTGCACCCCCACGCCTTCGTCGTCGTCGACGAGAGCGGGCACGGCGTGCTGACCCATCTCGGCATCGACACAGTGCAGCTCAATGGCGAGGGGTTCGAACTGCTCGTGAACAAGGGCGACACCGTTGTACGGGGTCAGGGCGTGGTGCGCTGGGACCCGGCCGCGGTCGAGGCCGCGGGCAAGTCGCCGATCTGTCCGATCGTGGCCCTGGAGGCCACCGCCGAGGCGCTCACGGACCTCCGTGAGGACGGCGACGTGAAGGCCGGCGAGAGTCTCTTCCTCTGGAAGTGACGTCCGTGCCGTCTCACGGCGGCATCGACTGCTGGTAGGACAACCACCGCGGCGGCGGGACCCGCCGCACTATCGGGACGGGTGAGATGGAGACAACGCTGCGAGGCGTCGGTGTGAGCCACGGTGTGGCGATCGGCGAGGTTCGGCACATGGGGACGGCGGTTCTGGAGCCGCCGGCGAAGCAGATTCCGGCTGAGGACGCGGAGCGCGAGCAGGGTCGCGCCCGCAAGGCCGTGGAAGCTGTGGCGGCCGATCTGATGGCGCGCGGCAATCTGGCCGGCGGCGAGGCGCAGGCCGTGCTCGAGGCGCAGGCCATGATGGCCCAGGACCCCGAGCTGATGGCCGACGTCGAGCGGCGGATCACCGTCGGGAGCACGGCCGAGCGCGCCGTGTACGACGCCTTCGCCGCCTACCGCGCCCTGCTGGCAGGTGCCGGCGAGTACCTGGCCGGCCGCGTGGCGGACCTCGACGACGTGCGGAATCGTATCGTCGCCCGTCTGCTCGGGGTTCCGATGCCGGGCGTTCCGGACAGCGACGAGCCGTACGTCCTCATCGCGCGGGATCTGGCGCCTGCCGACACCGCGCTGCTCGACCCGACGCTCGTCCTGGGCTTCGTCACCGAGGAGGGCGGACCGACCAGTCACAGCGCGATTCTCGCGCGGGCGCTCGGCGTGCCTGCCGTGGTGGCCCTGCCGGGCGCCGGTGAGATTCCCGAGGGCACCGTCGTGGCGGTCGACGGAAGCACCGGTGAGATCTTCGTGAATCCCGCCGAGGAGAAGAAGGCACGGCTGGCGGCCGAGGCCGCCGAGCGCAAGGCCGCGCTGGCCGCCGCGACGGGTCCGGGGGCGACCTCGGACGGTCACAAGGTGCCGCTGCTGGCGAACATCGGTGGTCCCGCCGACGTACCCGCGGCGGTCGAGGCCGGCGCGGAGGGGGTCGGTCTGTTCCGGACCGAGTTCCTCTTCCTCGACGACAGCGAGCACGCGCCGTCGGAGGAGAAGCAGGTCACCGCCTACCGCCAGGTGCTGGAGGCCTTCCCGGAGGGCCGGGTCGTCGTGCGGGTGCTGGACGCCGGCGCTGACAAGCCGCTGGACTTCCTCACCCCGGGCGACGAGCCGAACCCCGCTCTCGGCGTGCGGGGTCTGCGGACGCTGCTCGACCACCCGGACGTGCTGCGGACGCAGCTGACGGCGCTGGCGAAGGCGGCGGAGGGGCTGCCGGTCTACCTCGAGGTCATGGCGCCGATGGTGGCGGACCGGGCGGATGCCAAGGCGTTCGCGGACGCCTGCCGCGAGGCCGGGCTGCGGGCGAAGTTCGGCGCGATGGTGGAGATCCCGTCGGCCGCGCTGCGGGCGCGCTCCGTGCTGCAGGAGGTGGAGTTCCTGTCGCTGGGGACGAACGACCTCGCGCAGTACACCTTCGCCGCCGACCGTCAGGTGGGTGCGGTGTCGCGGCTGCAGGACCCGTGGCAGCCGGCGCTGCTCGACCTGGTCGCGCTGTCGGCCGAGGCGGCGAAGGCCGAGGGCAAGAGCTGCGGTGTCTGCGGCGAGGCCGCTTCGGATCCGCTGCTCGCGTGTGTGCTGACCGGTCTCGGTGTCACCTCCCTGTCCATGGGTGCGGCGTCGCTGCCGTACGTGCGGGCGACGCTGGCGAAGTTCACGCTGGCACAGTGCGAGCGTGCCGCGGCCGCCGCCCGCGCTGCGGAGAGCGCCGAGGAGGCGCGGAACGCCGCGCAGGCGGTGCTGTCCGGCGAGTAGGGCCGGTGCGGTCTGCCGCTCAGGCTGCGGTGCGGGGCGTTCCACCTTCGGGTGGGGCGCCCCGCCCGCGTTCAGTGGTGGTGTCCCGGTGGGAGTCGGTCGGCTCCGAGGTCGGGCGGTGCGCAGTAGTCGACGTTGGATTCCGGGGAGATGAGGTCGCCGGACTCGGCATCGGTGCAGTAGGCGTCGAAGACCTGGGCGGCGGTGAGGGGTTCGAGGCCGTATCCCCGCAGGCTCCAGCCGTGGATGCGGTCGGGGCCGCCCGGGGCGCTGATCCGCATGACGAGTCCGCCGGGGCTGTGCGTCGCCAGGCCGAGAGCGAGGACGCTGGTGAACTCCAGGCCCTCGGCCTCGTCGATGTGCGGGGTGCCGTCGGTCTCCTCGTCGACGAGGAGGACGGAGACGAGGGTCTCCTGCGGATGGCCCGAGACGCTGCAGACCAGGTGCCGGCTGCCCGGTGGTGCCGTTTCGAGAACGCGGCGCAGGAGGCCGGAGGCCCGGGTGAAGGCGGCGCGGCCGAGGTCTTCCCCGCAGGTGGCGCAGTTGCCGAGGCGGGCGAGGAGGGTCGAGGTGTACTCCCAGGTGGCCTGGCGGACGGCTTCGTCGACCAGGGCCGGGAGCAGGTCGGTGAGGGGCTGGCCCGCATAGGGCACGGTGGGGCCGTGGGTGGCCAGTTCGGCGGTGAACCGGGCGCGGCTGGCGGAGGCGTCGGCGTCGAGGCCGGCCGCCGTGCAGAAGTCCGCGTACTCGTCCGGGTCGAAGAGCGCGACCGTGGTGTGGGTGCCCTGGGCAGCGCGGGCCCTGAGCAGGGATTCCACCTGGCGGAGGTAGGCGGTGTGGTCGTGGAAGGTGAAGCTGCGGTAGCGCCGCATGGCGCGGAAGTCGTGTTCGTCGGTGAGCAGTCCGATGGTGCCCGCGATTTCGCGGCGCAGGACGCGTCGCATGGTCTGGTCGGTCTGGTCGGTGTGCGCCATGTTTCCCCCTGAGCACGGTCGATCAATGCTCACTCACAGTAATCGACGGCACTGACAACGGGGCCGGGCGGGCGCGGGGAGCCGGCCGCGCCCGGGGCGGCCGGCTCGTCGGCGTGCTGGTCAGGAGCGTTTGCGGGCGAGGTCCTCGTAGAAGTGGAGCAGGTCGAGGTTGTCGATGGAGCCGGGGTTGACGGCCTTGTCGAGCGGGGTGCCCTGGAGGAGGCGCTTGACCGGGACCTCGATGCGTTTGCCGGTGAGGGTGTGCGGGATGCCGGGGACCTCGATGACCTCGTCGGGGACGTGGCGCGGGGACAGGTTCGCGCGGATGGTCCGCTTGATGCGGTCGAGGAGGGCGTCGTCGAGGGCGGCGCCGGGGGCCAGGTGCACGAAGAGGGGCATCCAGTAGCCGCCGTCGGGCTGTTCGATGCCGATGACGAGGGATTCCCTGATCTCGGGGAGACGCTCGACGGCCTCGTAGATGTCGGCCGAGCCCATGCGCACGCCCTGCCGGTTGAGGGTGGAGTCGGAGCGGCCGTGGATGACCACGGAGCCGCGGGAGGTGAGGGTGATCCAGTCGCCGTGCCGCCAGACGCCGGGGTAGGTGTCGAAGTAGCTGTCGTGGTAGCGGCTGCCGTCGGGGTCGTTCCAGAAGCGGATCGGCATCGAGGGCATGGGGTTGGTGACGACCAGCTCGCCGACCTCGTCGGTGAGGGGGTTGCCGCTCGGGTCCCAGGACTGGAGGTCGGTGCCGAGGCCGGGGGCCTGGAGTTCGCCGATGTGGACCGGGAGGGTGGGGACCGCGCCCGCGAAGCAGGAGCACACGTCGGTGCCGCCGCTGACGGAGGCGGTCCACAGGTCGGCGCCGCTCGCGGCGAACTCGTCGTGCAGCCAGCGGAAGCCGTCGGGCGGGAGCGGGGAGCCGGTGGTGGCGACGCACTGGATCCCGGAGAGGTCCAGGTCGCGGGCCGGGTGGACGTCGGCCTTGCGGCAGGCCATGACGTAGGCGGCGGAGGTGCCGAAGAGGGTGGCGCCGGTGCGTTCCGCGATGCGCCACTGGGCGTCGGTGGCGGGGAAGCCGGGGCTGCCGTCGTAGAGGACGATCGTGGTCCCGGTGAGCAGGCCGGAGACGAGGAAGTTCCACATCATCCAGCCGGTCGAGGTGTACCAGAAGAAGCGGTCCCCGGGGCCGAGGTCGCAGTGCAGGCCGAGTTGCTTGAGGTGCTCGACGAGGATGCCGCCCTGGGACTGGACGATGGCCTTGGGCAGGCCGGTGGTGCCGGAGGAGTAGAGCACCCACAGGGGGTGGTCGAAGGGCACCTGCTCGAAGACCGGTTCCGTGTCCGCGGCGGTCAGGGTCTCCCAGTCCAGCGCGCCGTCGGGGGCCTCGGTGCCGAGGAGCGGGATGTGGATCACCGCGCGCAGGGTGGGCAGTTCCCGGCGGAGTTCGGCGACGGTGTCGCGGCGGTCGTGTTCCTTGCCGCCGTAGCGGTAGCCGTCGACGGTGAACAGGACCACGGGTTCGACCTGCTGGAAGCGGTCCAGAACGCTTCGGGCGCCGAAGTCGGGCGCGCAGGAGGTCCAGACGCCGCCCACGGCGGCGGTGGCGAGGAGGGCGACCACGGCCTGCGGGATGTTGGGGAGGTAGCCGCTGACGCGGTCGCCGGGGCGTACGCCGAGGGCGCGCAGTTCGGCGGCGAGGGAGCCGACCTGGCGGCGCAGTTCGGCCCAGGTGACGGGGGCCGGCTCGTGGGTCTCGTCGACGTACAGGAGAGCGGGTTCGTCCGGGCGGGTGTCGGCCGCGCGCAGGGCGTGTTCGGCGTAGTTCAGCGTGGCGCCGGGGAACCACTGGGCGCCGGGCATGGTCCGGTCGCCGAGTACGCGCGCGTAGGGGGTGGAGAAGCGGACGTCGAACCACTCCGTGACGGCTTTCCAGAAGGTGTCCAGCTCGTCGACGGACCAGCGGTGCAGGGCGGCGTAGCCGCCCTCGGCGGGGGCTCCGTGGTGCTCGGCCGCCCAGGCCTGGAACCTGGTGATGCGTGCCTGGGCGATGCGTTGCGCATCCGGCTGCCAGAGCGGCTGGGCGTTCTCGGTCGACATGGGGCGGCTCCCGGACTGTGCGCGTCGTGTGCGTCCTCCGCGCACGGGCTGGGGTGTGCGCGTGACGCGGCTGACAGGGACGATGCCATGTGATCGACTTCCGCACCAGGGCGCGCCACACATAGTCGGTGACATGAAGATGTGGTCCGGTCACGGGTGAACGGCAGTTGAACGACGCCTCCGGGCGCGGCGGTCGATGGCAGGGTGAGCAGCATGGACGGTCGTGACCTGGTGCGTTCGATGAAGACGGTCGGTTCCGTGGGGGTGGCGCAGGGGTTGCGTACGGTACGGGCGGCGTGGCGCAGGCGGAGCGCGGATGCGGCCGGGCTGCCGCCGCGGGGTGCGGAGCGGGCGCGGGTGCCGGGTCCGCTGCGGGAGGTGGAGCCGGGTCTCGGGGGCGGTGTCCTCCGGTTCGGCCGCTCGGAGCTGCGCGTTCTCGTGGCGGTGAACGGAGCCGTCTTCTGGGGGTGGGACGGGGCCGGTCCCGAGCCTTCGTACGCGTTGACGGGCCGCTGTCCGGAGCCGGATCCGCGGGCGGTGCTGGAGCCGGACAAGGACGGCGGCTGGCGGGTGGTGGCGGAGCGCGCCACGGTGGCCGTGTCCCGGCACGGCGCGGTCGAGGTGCGTACGCCGGGGGGTGTGGTCCTGCGCCGTGAGCTGCCGCCCCGCTGGTGGGAGCCGGTCGGCGGCGGTCCTGCGCGGTGGACGCAGCGGTCGGAGGTGGCGGCCGACGCCCGGTTCTTCGGGCTCGGCGGGCGGTCGGCGGGTCCGCGGCTGCGCGAGGGCACGTACCGGCTGTGGAACACCGGTCCCGGCCTGCCCTTCGCCTCCGCCGAGGGCGCGTCGTCCGTCACGATGCCGGTGCAGCTGGTGGTGGCGGACGCCGGGACGCACCTGGTCTTCCACGACAGCACGTGGGACGGCACGGTGGCGTTGCGGGAGGGTGAGGAGGGGGCCGGGTCGGGGCACGACCGGCCGGGGCGGAGCGTGCTGCGGATGGACGGCGGTCCGCTGCGGTGCTGGGTGACGGTGGGTACTCCCGCGCGCGTGCTGCTGGCCTGGGCGTCGCTGACCGGGGCGCCCTCGCTGCCGCCGGCGTGGGCGCTCGGGCATCATCACGCGCTGTGGGGTTCCGGCGACGAGCAGGATCTGAGGCGGGTCGTGGCCGGCCATCAGGAGCGGGATCTGCCCCTGGACGCGGTGCATCTGGGCGTCGGGCACGCCGATGCCCGGCGGATGTTCACCGTCGACGAGGAGCGGTTCCCGAAGCTGCCCGTACTCGCCGAGGAGCTGTGCAGGGAGGGCGTCCGGCTGGTGTCGGCCGTGGAGCCGGCGGTTCGGGCCGAACCCGGCGACGTCGTGTACGACGGCGGTGCCCGCGGGGACGTGTTCGTGCGGGATGCGGCCAAGGCGGTGGTCCGGGGTGTGGTGCGTCCGGGGGACGTGGTCTTCCCGGACTTCACGTACGCGCGTGCACGCGCGTGGTGGGGACGGCTCTACGAGGAGCGGCTCGGGCAGGGGTTCGCCGGGTTCTGGCACGATCTGGACGGGCCCACCTCGTTCGCCGTCTTCGGGGAGTCGATGCTGCCGCGGTCGGCCCGGCACGCGTTGGAGGGCCGGGGCGGCGATCACAGGGAGGCGCACAACGTCTACGCGTTGTGCATGGCGCGGGCCGGTTACGAAGGGCTGCGGGCGCTGGCGCCCGAGGAGCGGCCGTTCGTCCTCTCCCGTTCCGGGTGGGCCGGTCTGCAGCGCTACGGCGGCGTCTGGTCCGGGGCCGTGGCCACCGGATGGCCGGGGTTGCGGGCGTCGCTGGCGCAGGTGCTGGGGCTCGGACTGTGCGGGGTGCCGTTCTCGGGACCGGATGTGGGCTGCTCCGAGGGCGATCCTTCCCCGGAGCTGTATCTGCGGTGGTTGCAGCTGGCCGCGTACCTGCCGCTGTTCCGCACCCACGCGGGCCCGCGGGCAGGGCGACGGGAGCCTTGGGAGTTCGGGGCCGAGGTGCTGGAGCACGCGCGCGTGGCGCTCGTCGAGCGGCGACGGCTGCTGCCGTACTTCGTGACGCTGGCGCACCTGGCCCGGCGTACGGGTGCTCCGTGTGTGCGTCCGCTGTGGTGGTCGGCGCCGGAGGACCGGGCGTTGCGGGACTGCGAGGACGCCTTTCTGCTGGGCGACTGTCTGCTGGTGGCCCCGGTGCTCGGTGCCGGGACGGACCGGCGTGCGGTGCGGTTGCCGCGGGGCCGCTGGTACGACGTGGTGACGGAGCGGGCGTACGACGGACCGGCGCAGGTTCTGGTCGACGCGCCTTCGGCGCGGATACCGGTGTTCGCGCGCGCGGGAGCGGTGATTCCGGTGCGGGGAGCGGACGGCGCGGCGCAGCTCGAGGTCTGGGCGCCCGCGCCGGGGCGGACCGGCGGTGGGCTGGTCGTGCCGGACGCGGGCGACGGCTGGGTGGAACCGGAGATCGAACGGTACGTGTCCCGCTGGGAGGGGCGGCGGGTCGTCGTGGTGCGGGAGGGCGAGGACGGTCTGAGCGAGCCGTCCTGCCCGGTCCGCGTCCGTGGGCTCGCTGAGCGTCCGGCTCAGATGTAGCGGCCCTCGAAGAAGGCGCGTACGGCCCTGGTGTGGAGCGGGAACGCGAGCTCTTCCGACCTGCGCAGGAGGTGCCACCCCTGGGTTTCGTCCGTGGCGGCCGAGGGCGGCAGGCCCTCGGCCGGCCGCTCGGGCAGCAGCCCGAAGAGGAGCAGGTGGCCGTCGGGCGAGCTCATGGCGTCGGCGAGCCGTACGTCGCGGCTCGCGGCGTCGATGCCGGTCTCCTCCTTGAGCTCGCGGACGACGGCCTGTCGCCAGTCCTCACGGTCGTCGATGTAGCCGCCGGGCAGGGCGACGCCGCCGCGCGCGGGGGGAACGGTGCGGGTGATGACGACCAGGGCGGTGCCCTGGGTGTCGTACACGGGCTGGAGGGCCACCGCGACCGGCAGCGGGTTTCGGTAGGCCACGGTGCCGCACCCGGGGCAGGTGCGGGGCCAGCCGGAGACGCCCTCTCCGTAGGGCGATCCGCAGCTCGAACAGTGGGAGTCGGCCGCGGAGTTGGGAACGGAGGTTTGAGTTTCGGACACGCGGCGGACTGTATCCGATTTACGGAGGGGACGGCTCCGGCAGGCCGGTCAGCGGCGGTCGGAGAGCGACTTCGCGGAGACGGGGAAGTCGAAGTAGGTGTCGGGGTAGGGCTCGGGCTGGTAGGTGAAGTGCCACCACTCCTCGGGGAGGTTCACCAGGCCGAGGTCCTCCAGGGTGTCCTTGAGCAGCAGCCGGTTGGCGCGCTGGGCGCCCTGGACTCGGGGGTCGAGGGTGTGCGAGCGGGTGTCGAAGCAGTCGTAGCCGGTGCCCATGTCGACGGAGTTGTCGGGGAAGCGCTCGTCCTTCGGAGCGAAACAGGACACCAGGGGCTGTCCGGGGTGGTACGGGCGAGTGGGCTTCGCCGGGAGCCGCACGAGGGTGAGGTCCATGGTGGAGCCGCGGCTGTGGCCGGACTTCTCGGCGATGTAGCCGTCGGCGAAGAGGCGGGTCTTGTCGACGTCCGGGTAGAACTCGGCCTTCATGTCCTGGTCGTCGAGGTCTTCGGCCCAGCGCACGAAGTGGTCGACGGCGCGCTGGGGCCGGTAGCAGTCGTACACCTTGAGGGAGTAGCCCTGCCGCAGCAGGCGGGTCTGGGCGAGGTGGAGGGCTTCGGCCGCGGGGCGGGTGAGGATGCACAGGGGCTGCCGGTAGCCGTCGATGCGCTCCCCGACGAAGTTGTGCGCGGTGACGTAGCGCATCTCCTCGATGATCGTCGGGTCGACGGCGCGCAGGGCCACGAAGTCCTCGGGGGCCCTCGGTTCGTGCCGTGCCTGCGCGGTGGCGGGGGCGGACGCGGCGGGGACGGCGGTGACGGCGAGCAGGGCGGCGAAGGTGGTGGCCAGACCGCGGAGGGCGGCGGAGAGTCGTGTCATGTCCCCTGCATTTATCAGGGCGGGGCTCCGGGAGGGAAGTGGGCGGCACCGCGACTCGCCGGACACACGCTGCGTGAGCGCACCGGAATCCTGCGTGAACGTCGCGTGAACCGGGCCCGGGTGGGAGCCTGCCGCGCCATCCTGCTCCCGTGCGCTCCTGGACGGACACTCTCCGCTTCGCCTTCCAGCCGGTGGTCAACCTGATGACCGGCGGGGTCGCGGCGCTGGAGATACTGGCCCGGCCGGAGAGCGGCGACGTGCTCGCCGAGGCGCGGCGCGATCCCGAACTCGACGGCCTGCTGGCGGTGTCGGCGCTGCGTGCGGCGGTGCGCCGGGAGACGCTGCTGCCGCTGCACGTCAACGTGTTCGCGGGCACGCTCGCCGACCTCGGTGGTCTCCAGCCCCTGCACGACGCCGTGCGCGAGGCGGGGCGGCTGCCGTGGGAGGTGACGCTGGACGTGTGCCCGCCGTACACGCACGTGCCGCGGCGGGCCCTGCTCGACGCGGTGGGCGTGTTGCGCGGGCAGGGGTTCCGGATCTCGGCGGACGGGGTCGGTGACGGGGACGCGCCGTTGCGGCTGCTGGCGGATCTGGCACCGGAGCTGGTGAAGCTCGACGCGTCGCTGCTGGCGCGGCCGGCGGCCGTGCGGGCGATGCGGGTGCTGTGCGACGAGTCGGGGGCGCTGCTGGCCGTCGAGGGCGTGGAGACGGAGGCGCAGTGTGCCGTCGCGCGGTCGGCGGGGGCGCAGTTGGCACAGGGCGAGCTGTTCGCACCGCCCGCCCGGCTGCCCGCGGCGGATGTGTACGTTCCGCCCGGCTCCCCCGGTCTCGTGCCGACGCCTCGGCCGGGGCCGCCGGTACGGCAGTTCGTGCGCCCGGCCGCGCTGTTGCCGGCGACGGCCTCGGCGGGGCGGGTGCGGGCGCTGCTGACCGGGTCGCCGGACGTCTCCGGGGTGCTGCTCGTGGACCGGGACGGGATTCCGGTGCGCTCGGTGCACCGCTCCCGCTTCCTGTTGTCGATGTCGGGGCGCTACGGGCACGCCCTGTACGCCGACCGGCCCGCCGCGAGGCTCGGCGACCCGCCGCGGACGGTGGGCGTCGACGCGACGGCGTGGGAGGTGCTGGACGTG from Streptomyces sp. CB09001 includes the following:
- a CDS encoding glycoside hydrolase family 31 protein — protein: MDGRDLVRSMKTVGSVGVAQGLRTVRAAWRRRSADAAGLPPRGAERARVPGPLREVEPGLGGGVLRFGRSELRVLVAVNGAVFWGWDGAGPEPSYALTGRCPEPDPRAVLEPDKDGGWRVVAERATVAVSRHGAVEVRTPGGVVLRRELPPRWWEPVGGGPARWTQRSEVAADARFFGLGGRSAGPRLREGTYRLWNTGPGLPFASAEGASSVTMPVQLVVADAGTHLVFHDSTWDGTVALREGEEGAGSGHDRPGRSVLRMDGGPLRCWVTVGTPARVLLAWASLTGAPSLPPAWALGHHHALWGSGDEQDLRRVVAGHQERDLPLDAVHLGVGHADARRMFTVDEERFPKLPVLAEELCREGVRLVSAVEPAVRAEPGDVVYDGGARGDVFVRDAAKAVVRGVVRPGDVVFPDFTYARARAWWGRLYEERLGQGFAGFWHDLDGPTSFAVFGESMLPRSARHALEGRGGDHREAHNVYALCMARAGYEGLRALAPEERPFVLSRSGWAGLQRYGGVWSGAVATGWPGLRASLAQVLGLGLCGVPFSGPDVGCSEGDPSPELYLRWLQLAAYLPLFRTHAGPRAGRREPWEFGAEVLEHARVALVERRRLLPYFVTLAHLARRTGAPCVRPLWWSAPEDRALRDCEDAFLLGDCLLVAPVLGAGTDRRAVRLPRGRWYDVVTERAYDGPAQVLVDAPSARIPVFARAGAVIPVRGADGAAQLEVWAPAPGRTGGGLVVPDAGDGWVEPEIERYVSRWEGRRVVVVREGEDGLSEPSCPVRVRGLAERPAQM
- the ptsP gene encoding phosphoenolpyruvate--protein phosphotransferase — translated: METTLRGVGVSHGVAIGEVRHMGTAVLEPPAKQIPAEDAEREQGRARKAVEAVAADLMARGNLAGGEAQAVLEAQAMMAQDPELMADVERRITVGSTAERAVYDAFAAYRALLAGAGEYLAGRVADLDDVRNRIVARLLGVPMPGVPDSDEPYVLIARDLAPADTALLDPTLVLGFVTEEGGPTSHSAILARALGVPAVVALPGAGEIPEGTVVAVDGSTGEIFVNPAEEKKARLAAEAAERKAALAAATGPGATSDGHKVPLLANIGGPADVPAAVEAGAEGVGLFRTEFLFLDDSEHAPSEEKQVTAYRQVLEAFPEGRVVVRVLDAGADKPLDFLTPGDEPNPALGVRGLRTLLDHPDVLRTQLTALAKAAEGLPVYLEVMAPMVADRADAKAFADACREAGLRAKFGAMVEIPSAALRARSVLQEVEFLSLGTNDLAQYTFAADRQVGAVSRLQDPWQPALLDLVALSAEAAKAEGKSCGVCGEAASDPLLACVLTGLGVTSLSMGAASLPYVRATLAKFTLAQCERAAAAARAAESAEEARNAAQAVLSGE
- a CDS encoding GGDEF domain-containing protein — encoded protein: MRSWTDTLRFAFQPVVNLMTGGVAALEILARPESGDVLAEARRDPELDGLLAVSALRAAVRRETLLPLHVNVFAGTLADLGGLQPLHDAVREAGRLPWEVTLDVCPPYTHVPRRALLDAVGVLRGQGFRISADGVGDGDAPLRLLADLAPELVKLDASLLARPAAVRAMRVLCDESGALLAVEGVETEAQCAVARSAGAQLAQGELFAPPARLPAADVYVPPGSPGLVPTPRPGPPVRQFVRPAALLPATASAGRVRALLTGSPDVSGVLLVDRDGIPVRSVHRSRFLLSMSGRYGHALYADRPAARLGDPPRTVGVDATAWEVLDVVAVGGPSRTSDDVAVVDARGRCVGVVRLSDLVRALAESRVEEAAGLNPLTRLPGSDAITYEVDRRVAAGRAFALSWLDVDHFKQVNDGAGFAAGDELIRSVGRTLVRTAGGGTRVGHIGGDDFLVLCDPEVLDPLASAVLDVSWSAGGRPVTLSLATVLCAPGSVPDHRRAAACLAPLKRAAKALRGASWVLGRPDLPGHEVRRGTDRTTAPAG
- a CDS encoding PTS glucose transporter subunit IIA, with the protein product MTTVSSPLAGRAIGLAAVPDPVFSGAMVGPGTAIDPVREPSEAVAPVDGVIVSLHPHAFVVVDESGHGVLTHLGIDTVQLNGEGFELLVNKGDTVVRGQGVVRWDPAAVEAAGKSPICPIVALEATAEALTDLREDGDVKAGESLFLWK
- a CDS encoding M15 family metallopeptidase; this translates as MTRLSAALRGLATTFAALLAVTAVPAASAPATAQARHEPRAPEDFVALRAVDPTIIEEMRYVTAHNFVGERIDGYRQPLCILTRPAAEALHLAQTRLLRQGYSLKVYDCYRPQRAVDHFVRWAEDLDDQDMKAEFYPDVDKTRLFADGYIAEKSGHSRGSTMDLTLVRLPAKPTRPYHPGQPLVSCFAPKDERFPDNSVDMGTGYDCFDTRSHTLDPRVQGAQRANRLLLKDTLEDLGLVNLPEEWWHFTYQPEPYPDTYFDFPVSAKSLSDRR
- a CDS encoding NUDIX domain-containing protein → MSETQTSVPNSAADSHCSSCGSPYGEGVSGWPRTCPGCGTVAYRNPLPVAVALQPVYDTQGTALVVITRTVPPARGGVALPGGYIDDREDWRQAVVRELKEETGIDAASRDVRLADAMSSPDGHLLLFGLLPERPAEGLPPSAATDETQGWHLLRRSEELAFPLHTRAVRAFFEGRYI
- a CDS encoding acetoacetate--CoA ligase, translating into MSTENAQPLWQPDAQRIAQARITRFQAWAAEHHGAPAEGGYAALHRWSVDELDTFWKAVTEWFDVRFSTPYARVLGDRTMPGAQWFPGATLNYAEHALRAADTRPDEPALLYVDETHEPAPVTWAELRRQVGSLAAELRALGVRPGDRVSGYLPNIPQAVVALLATAAVGGVWTSCAPDFGARSVLDRFQQVEPVVLFTVDGYRYGGKEHDRRDTVAELRRELPTLRAVIHIPLLGTEAPDGALDWETLTAADTEPVFEQVPFDHPLWVLYSSGTTGLPKAIVQSQGGILVEHLKQLGLHCDLGPGDRFFWYTSTGWMMWNFLVSGLLTGTTIVLYDGSPGFPATDAQWRIAERTGATLFGTSAAYVMACRKADVHPARDLDLSGIQCVATTGSPLPPDGFRWLHDEFAASGADLWTASVSGGTDVCSCFAGAVPTLPVHIGELQAPGLGTDLQSWDPSGNPLTDEVGELVVTNPMPSMPIRFWNDPDGSRYHDSYFDTYPGVWRHGDWITLTSRGSVVIHGRSDSTLNRQGVRMGSADIYEAVERLPEIRESLVIGIEQPDGGYWMPLFVHLAPGAALDDALLDRIKRTIRANLSPRHVPDEVIEVPGIPHTLTGKRIEVPVKRLLQGTPLDKAVNPGSIDNLDLLHFYEDLARKRS